One window of the Nocardia terpenica genome contains the following:
- a CDS encoding C40 family peptidase, with amino-acid sequence MGKHSLQRESRLPNSVKGALVFGAVAATTGAMPAIPAMAATINIPGVGNFDVPVGPQFDQQVGQVNQALADHADQIKEAQHVLAPQSMAGPGQAAPGLPNFAPPMPGMFQQQHNTAGDVALDAARTKIGSDYVWGASGPSSFDCSGLVQWAYKQAGIQLPRTSFEMSHVGKPVAFESLRPGDLVIQNGGGHVAMYAGDGKILQAPQSGETVSYASLNPDSIVTARRVAA; translated from the coding sequence GTGGGTAAACACAGTCTGCAACGGGAGTCGCGACTCCCGAATTCCGTGAAGGGCGCCCTAGTTTTCGGCGCCGTCGCCGCCACAACCGGTGCCATGCCCGCGATTCCGGCCATGGCCGCGACCATCAACATCCCCGGCGTCGGTAACTTCGACGTGCCGGTCGGCCCGCAGTTCGACCAGCAGGTCGGCCAGGTCAACCAGGCGCTCGCCGACCACGCCGACCAGATCAAGGAAGCCCAGCACGTGCTGGCGCCGCAGTCCATGGCCGGGCCGGGTCAGGCCGCCCCGGGGCTGCCCAACTTCGCGCCGCCGATGCCGGGCATGTTCCAGCAGCAGCACAACACCGCCGGCGATGTCGCGCTCGACGCCGCCCGCACGAAGATCGGCTCCGATTACGTGTGGGGCGCGTCCGGCCCGTCGTCCTTCGACTGCTCCGGCCTCGTGCAGTGGGCCTACAAGCAGGCCGGAATCCAGCTGCCGCGCACCAGCTTCGAGATGTCGCACGTCGGCAAGCCGGTCGCCTTCGAGTCGCTGCGGCCGGGCGACCTGGTCATCCAGAACGGCGGCGGCCACGTGGCCATGTACGCCGGCGACGGCAAGATCCTGCAGGCCCCGCAGTCGGGCGAGACCGTCAGCTACGCCTCGCTGAACCCGGACTCCATCGTCACCGCGCGCCGCGTCGCCGCCTGA
- a CDS encoding RNA-binding S4 domain-containing protein — protein sequence MAERRVSRVDSWIWAVRLMKTRSAAATACRGGHVRVNGVAVKPAHQIKPGDEVRVRVNGLERIVVVERVIAKRVGAAIAAQCLIDKSPPPPAPEILASLPRRDRGSGRPTKRERRETDRLLGRPSS from the coding sequence ATCGCGGAGAGGCGGGTGAGCAGGGTCGACTCCTGGATTTGGGCTGTGCGTTTGATGAAGACACGGTCTGCCGCCGCGACCGCGTGTCGCGGCGGGCACGTGCGTGTCAATGGGGTGGCGGTCAAACCTGCCCACCAGATCAAGCCCGGCGACGAGGTGCGGGTGCGGGTCAACGGCCTGGAGCGCATCGTCGTCGTGGAGCGGGTCATCGCCAAGCGCGTGGGTGCGGCGATCGCCGCCCAGTGCCTGATCGACAAGAGTCCGCCGCCACCCGCCCCGGAGATCCTCGCGTCCCTGCCCCGGCGCGATCGCGGCTCCGGTCGGCCCACCAAACGCGAACGGCGCGAAACGGATCGGCTACTCGGCCGACCCTCCTCCTGA
- a CDS encoding cation:proton antiporter, with amino-acid sequence MTFSTLALVLILGLVGPLLSWRAAWHVPVILGELVAGILFGATGFGVLHAGDPLFSFLADMGFALVMFVAGTHVPVRDPSVHAALGVGAVRAVLVGVFAAAAGFFLADWFGTGHGAIYAVLIASSSAALVLPIIDSQGLRGRSVLELTAQVAVADTACIVALPLVIDVGNAGRATLGALAVAAAAAVLFVLLRYLERSGLRKRAHEVSEDRKFALELRVSLALLFAMAALATRTHVSIMLAGFAAGLAVAGVGEPRRVARQLFAVTEGFLGPLFFVWLGARLNLREFGEQPRLIALGLALGVAAVLAHGLMRLLGQPITFATLAAAQIGVPVAAVTVGTQLHVLVRGEASAMMLGALVTIAAAAVGSALAARRGSAADGDGSGGGSAE; translated from the coding sequence GTGACGTTCTCGACTCTGGCCCTGGTGCTGATCCTCGGCCTGGTCGGACCACTGCTGTCGTGGCGGGCCGCCTGGCACGTGCCGGTGATCCTGGGCGAGCTGGTGGCCGGAATCCTGTTCGGCGCCACCGGCTTCGGGGTATTGCACGCGGGCGATCCGCTGTTCTCGTTCCTGGCCGACATGGGTTTCGCGCTGGTCATGTTCGTCGCGGGAACGCATGTGCCGGTGCGTGATCCGTCGGTGCACGCGGCGCTGGGCGTGGGTGCGGTGCGGGCGGTGCTGGTCGGGGTGTTCGCCGCCGCGGCCGGTTTCTTTCTCGCCGACTGGTTCGGCACCGGGCACGGCGCGATATATGCCGTGCTCATCGCGTCGTCGTCGGCGGCGCTGGTGCTGCCGATCATCGATTCCCAAGGGCTGCGGGGACGTTCGGTGCTGGAGCTGACCGCGCAGGTCGCGGTCGCCGATACCGCCTGCATCGTGGCGCTGCCGCTGGTGATCGATGTCGGCAATGCGGGGCGGGCGACCCTGGGCGCGCTCGCGGTCGCCGCGGCCGCGGCGGTGCTGTTCGTGCTGCTGCGCTATCTGGAGCGGTCCGGGCTGCGCAAGCGCGCGCACGAGGTGTCGGAGGACCGGAAGTTCGCGCTGGAGCTGCGGGTCAGCCTGGCGCTGCTGTTCGCGATGGCCGCCCTCGCCACCCGCACCCACGTGTCGATCATGTTGGCGGGCTTCGCGGCCGGGCTGGCCGTGGCCGGGGTGGGTGAGCCGCGGCGGGTGGCGCGGCAGCTGTTCGCGGTGACCGAGGGCTTTCTCGGTCCGCTGTTCTTCGTCTGGCTGGGCGCCCGGCTGAATCTGCGCGAATTCGGGGAGCAGCCGCGGCTGATCGCGCTCGGCCTGGCGCTGGGCGTGGCGGCGGTGCTGGCGCACGGGCTGATGCGACTGCTGGGTCAGCCGATCACCTTCGCGACCCTGGCGGCGGCACAGATCGGGGTGCCGGTGGCGGCGGTGACGGTGGGCACCCAGCTGCATGTGCTGGTGCGCGGCGAGGCGTCGGCGATGATGCTGGGCGCGCTGGTGACGATCGCCGCGGCGGCGGTCGGGTCGGCGCTGGCCGCCCGCCGGGGCTCGGCGGCGGACGGCGACGGCTCAGGAGGAGGGTCGGCCGAGTAG
- a CDS encoding fatty acyl-AMP ligase yields the protein MNTVDMLAAAVARRAQDRPDDPAFTALSYPDGDPVPNTLSCGRLHTAAGALAERIRGVTVPGDRVAILCEHGLDYVVAFLACLYSARVAVPLFPVSARRGLGRLAAVLADAAPALSLVSPGAETVTARAGLAVGRVLATATEPTAPPVLDPIGDDPAYLLYTADSALPESGIAVTHANLAAALEQLRTGLPATAAKPIVTWLPFHHDMGLILALALPLYTGVPAVTLAPAAFAVRPARWLRACSDYRAGTTVSPNFGLTLAISGSTAAERAGLDLSALDLLINGAEPIRAEALAAFTKTFSPYGFRHRAHTPGYGFAGATLPVAYLAQDEEPTAVEFDRAALAAGRAVVAGHPPQGLALVGCGVPAGPSVRVVDPIHRVELAPGEIGEIWVAGPNVCPGYFRRPRATAAFFGAELPDSPEKWLRTGDLGFFHDGQLYLSGRLADMLVLGGRRHYPADVEATAVQAVPELRPDRIAAFVVECDERETLVLLAELADRFADPGEVVRQIRTAVTTTHDIAAVEVVLVAPGAIPTDTAGRPARGRCRTRYLAGLVAPGTR from the coding sequence ATGAACACCGTCGATATGCTGGCCGCAGCCGTCGCCCGCCGGGCACAGGACCGGCCCGACGATCCCGCCTTCACCGCGCTGTCGTACCCGGACGGCGACCCGGTGCCGAACACGCTGTCCTGCGGTCGATTACACACCGCCGCGGGTGCGCTGGCCGAGCGCATCCGCGGCGTCACCGTCCCCGGCGATCGCGTCGCGATCCTCTGCGAGCACGGCCTGGACTACGTGGTGGCCTTTCTGGCCTGCCTCTACAGCGCCCGGGTGGCGGTGCCGCTGTTCCCGGTCTCCGCGCGCCGCGGCCTCGGGCGGCTCGCGGCCGTGCTCGCCGATGCCGCGCCCGCACTCAGCCTGGTCAGCCCCGGCGCGGAAACCGTCACGGCGAGAGCCGGTCTCGCGGTCGGGCGGGTGCTGGCGACAGCGACGGAGCCGACCGCGCCCCCGGTGCTCGACCCGATTGGCGACGATCCGGCCTACCTGCTCTACACCGCCGATTCCGCGCTGCCCGAATCCGGTATCGCGGTCACCCACGCGAATCTGGCCGCCGCCCTGGAACAGCTGCGCACCGGCCTGCCCGCGACGGCCGCGAAGCCGATCGTGACCTGGCTGCCGTTCCACCACGATATGGGCCTGATACTGGCGCTGGCCCTGCCGCTGTACACCGGGGTCCCGGCGGTCACGCTCGCGCCCGCCGCCTTCGCCGTGCGCCCCGCCCGCTGGCTGCGCGCCTGCTCCGACTATCGCGCGGGCACCACCGTCAGCCCGAATTTCGGTCTCACCCTGGCGATCTCGGGCAGCACTGCGGCCGAGCGCGCCGGTCTCGACCTGTCCGCGCTGGACCTGCTGATCAACGGCGCCGAACCGATTCGCGCCGAGGCCCTGGCCGCCTTCACGAAGACGTTCTCGCCCTACGGCTTCCGCCACCGCGCCCACACCCCGGGCTACGGTTTCGCGGGCGCGACCCTGCCGGTCGCCTATCTCGCCCAGGACGAGGAGCCGACCGCCGTCGAATTCGACCGGGCCGCACTGGCCGCGGGCCGCGCGGTGGTCGCCGGGCACCCGCCGCAGGGCCTGGCGCTGGTCGGCTGCGGTGTGCCCGCCGGGCCCTCGGTGCGGGTGGTCGATCCGATCCATCGGGTGGAACTGGCTCCCGGCGAGATCGGCGAGATCTGGGTGGCGGGCCCGAATGTGTGCCCCGGATACTTCCGCCGCCCGCGCGCCACCGCCGCGTTCTTCGGCGCCGAATTGCCCGACAGCCCCGAGAAGTGGCTCCGCACCGGCGATCTCGGCTTCTTCCACGACGGCCAGCTCTACCTGTCGGGCAGGCTCGCGGACATGCTCGTGCTGGGCGGGCGGCGCCACTATCCCGCCGATGTCGAGGCGACGGCGGTCCAGGCCGTGCCCGAGCTGCGGCCCGACCGGATCGCCGCCTTCGTCGTGGAGTGCGACGAGCGCGAGACCCTGGTGCTGCTGGCCGAACTCGCCGACCGGTTCGCCGATCCGGGCGAGGTGGTCCGGCAGATTCGCACCGCCGTCACCACCACCCACGACATCGCAGCGGTCGAGGTCGTGCTGGTCGCCCCGGGCGCGATCCCGACCGACACCGCCGGGCGACCGGCCCGCGGCCGATGCCGGACCCGCTATCTCGCGGGCCTGGTCGCACCCGGCACGCGCTGA
- a CDS encoding type I polyketide synthase codes for MTAPAPEPPSVSIIGIGCRVPGAAGVEQFWDVLLEGRDARAAVADGERARLEPNGLHAFDNGFFGISDRDAAAMDPRERVCLEVAVEALDDAGVGHRVRGSRTAVIVAVGGEHRTATGQAGAPGGLAERLSAALDLRGPLAMLDGGCSSSLAAVAAAVRALAADEAGLAIVGGVNLALPPHFSIDEPAFDPRAVETVNACHRDDGCAVLILQRTADARHEGNRIYAEIAGVAVGSADRSSLLASDGQQVVRTAWARAGFAPRDAGLFECHGNGALFAEPSIDAVAAALARDRDPADKTWIGSATSAVGRPGAAAAITGIAKAALCIRHGIIAPTVGFPDRRPRLGEFGLHVPTEPIGWQDVPLPDRRAGIDSSGCGAAAHIVLHGPTRTTPPRATDPPFLLPLSARDETELRTRAAHWATLLSQSPATLREFTTAAARLLPQEARSTIIARNVPDAITHLCFLAAPLSPCTTATPPAPAAPTLAPTRPKESGGGVLFLFSAEGGEYSRMGRGLAARYPVFARGVAEGADAVVRAGGPRVWTPRHGFGHGLDCAEVVQPALFVYQVALAELLGAWGIRPDAVAGYGLGEVAAAVASGALSVAEGARVAVARGRALARMDGPVATAVLAVSPEQAWRLVEPMRAEVSIAAIHGAESVVVAGVPNYVETVLRRAGRRGMSWHRVVDDPAAYGPEVRAVRDEFVTVLGDLDPRAAERRLYSTTLGRPLDNRERVDADYWADNLCGAVDVASALDSAAADGISTVIEVSPRAVLATLVRQHSSFRASAHALTGENEAVSFLDVVAGLYLEGRAIDWAAQGEFTGVSVERLWRRSIFPQIAPAEVRRRAKPRPVDIALPDRSPVPTAFWLRRLLWVAAGTRLTDFTVHGRVDAAVLPDVGFRAGSRVLAAFGQVPLASGRIAAAPTPADIVAWLRTVDAHRSHRDPENHSAIGLFGYIPLDTAAVDACLRLIATAAADLLPPDRWPFPVGIASAWLDDTAGLLLTEAHAFVRAAHPGELLSDVIAIDQHGAPAVALLGVRSALDTADREHASQSDIVQPTGIVYRIRETATGYAWDAVDALPDDLLPIGETPRTEARPLLLAETWTPLAVPAASEAHSDARFQRALVVGASEAAAALGAELGRRLPTERIARDPAAADSLIASLLAGRREPTAVVLVWPDGRPEGPIVEQARRALAVLQRIRGSAATALTVVLPDRDAIAQHAVAGLVRSLRRESPHPTRLIWLTGHDPGPALDLVMNPAGPQEVRIADGRVSARRFEPVAPAESAIGLSANGTYVVTGGLGRLGAIAVRWLLDAGAHDVVVLTRTPRPLPALLAGLEDRIVVVRCDVTDRADLANALDDVRECGSVIRGFVHAAGIRRDADFAATTPDLLTALFRPTLVAAAALLDLTATDPIDVGLLFSSTLGALGGPGQAAYAAAHAALQALARTRGRGTICIGWGRTESTPPEAEPGSSLAAGTVDPAHGRAVLTEILRHRDPLLLAPDDDPTPALDPPCRPFGCDGSAGSRPKACRDQGEPPRHVGNGELHAAQGKPHVRLDRGEAHTHPGQGEPHMHLDQGEAHTHPDQGEPRTHRKQGEPHMDPSQGRSQTRLDQADSGRGGAAHDSLHSGPRHNSFQGGATHNSPHSGTTHNPLHGGATHNAPHGGATHNAPHSGTTHNAPHSGTTHNSLQGGGVHGSGRSEAGGVREGEVVVGAVGRIIRAALAVMLERRVELLDPRADFGALGVSRAQMGELRRTLEARLGLVLGDSDIGDHSTVAALGAELSARMRAAHPLEESP; via the coding sequence ATGACCGCGCCCGCGCCGGAACCACCGTCCGTATCGATCATCGGTATCGGATGCCGGGTGCCGGGTGCGGCGGGGGTGGAACAGTTCTGGGACGTATTGCTGGAGGGCCGCGATGCTCGCGCGGCGGTCGCCGACGGTGAGCGGGCGCGGCTGGAGCCGAATGGACTGCACGCGTTCGACAACGGCTTCTTCGGAATCTCCGATCGCGATGCCGCGGCCATGGACCCCCGCGAGCGAGTGTGCCTGGAGGTTGCGGTCGAGGCGCTGGACGATGCGGGGGTGGGCCATCGGGTGCGCGGGTCACGGACGGCGGTGATCGTCGCGGTGGGTGGCGAGCACCGCACCGCGACCGGGCAGGCGGGCGCGCCGGGCGGACTCGCCGAGCGGCTGTCCGCGGCCCTGGACCTGCGTGGTCCGCTGGCGATGCTGGACGGCGGCTGCTCGTCGTCGCTGGCGGCCGTCGCCGCCGCGGTGCGGGCGCTGGCGGCGGACGAGGCCGGGCTGGCGATCGTCGGCGGCGTGAATCTCGCACTGCCACCGCACTTTTCGATAGACGAACCGGCCTTCGATCCGCGTGCGGTCGAGACGGTCAACGCCTGCCATCGCGACGACGGCTGCGCGGTGCTGATCCTGCAGCGCACCGCGGACGCTCGCCACGAAGGCAATCGGATCTATGCCGAGATCGCCGGTGTCGCAGTCGGTTCCGCAGACCGCTCGAGCCTGTTGGCCTCGGACGGACAGCAGGTGGTCCGAACCGCCTGGGCGCGTGCCGGATTCGCGCCACGCGACGCGGGCCTGTTCGAATGTCACGGCAACGGAGCACTGTTCGCCGAACCCTCGATCGACGCGGTGGCCGCCGCGCTGGCGCGGGATCGCGATCCGGCGGACAAGACCTGGATCGGATCGGCGACCTCGGCGGTCGGGCGGCCGGGTGCGGCCGCCGCGATCACCGGAATCGCCAAGGCGGCCCTGTGCATTCGGCACGGAATCATCGCACCCACGGTCGGTTTCCCGGACCGGCGCCCCCGCCTGGGCGAATTCGGCCTGCACGTCCCCACCGAGCCCATCGGCTGGCAAGACGTGCCCCTCCCCGACCGCCGCGCCGGAATCGACTCCTCCGGCTGCGGCGCCGCCGCCCACATAGTGCTGCACGGCCCGACCCGAACCACCCCACCCCGAGCCACCGACCCACCGTTCCTGCTCCCACTCAGCGCCCGCGACGAAACCGAACTGCGCACCCGCGCCGCCCACTGGGCCACCCTCCTGTCCCAATCCCCGGCCACCCTCCGCGAATTCACCACCGCCGCAGCACGATTGCTCCCCCAGGAGGCCCGTTCCACAATCATCGCCCGGAACGTCCCCGACGCCATCACCCACCTCTGCTTTCTGGCCGCACCCCTTTCCCCCTGCACCACAGCCACCCCACCGGCCCCCGCCGCGCCAACCCTCGCCCCAACAAGGCCAAAGGAGTCGGGGGGTGGGGTGCTGTTCTTGTTCTCGGCGGAGGGTGGGGAGTATTCGCGGATGGGGCGGGGGCTGGCGGCGCGGTATCCGGTGTTTGCGCGGGGGGTGGCCGAGGGGGCCGATGCGGTGGTGCGGGCGGGTGGGCCGCGGGTGTGGACGCCGCGGCATGGGTTCGGGCATGGGCTGGACTGTGCCGAGGTGGTGCAGCCTGCATTGTTCGTTTATCAGGTGGCGCTGGCGGAACTGTTGGGGGCGTGGGGGATTCGGCCGGATGCGGTGGCGGGGTATGGGCTCGGTGAGGTTGCGGCGGCGGTGGCGAGCGGGGCGCTGTCGGTGGCGGAGGGAGCGCGGGTGGCGGTGGCGCGCGGTCGGGCGCTCGCGCGGATGGACGGTCCCGTCGCGACGGCCGTGCTGGCGGTGTCGCCGGAGCAGGCGTGGCGGCTGGTGGAGCCGATGCGGGCCGAGGTGAGCATCGCGGCGATCCACGGCGCGGAGTCCGTGGTGGTGGCGGGCGTGCCGAATTATGTGGAGACGGTGCTGAGGCGGGCGGGGCGGCGCGGGATGTCCTGGCATCGGGTGGTCGACGATCCCGCCGCGTACGGCCCCGAAGTTCGCGCGGTGCGAGACGAATTCGTTACGGTGCTAGGCGATCTCGATCCTCGGGCGGCCGAGCGTCGCTTGTATTCGACGACTCTCGGGCGGCCGCTCGATAACCGCGAGCGGGTCGACGCGGATTACTGGGCCGACAACCTCTGCGGCGCAGTCGATGTGGCATCCGCGCTGGATTCGGCTGCGGCGGATGGCATCTCGACGGTGATCGAGGTATCACCGCGGGCAGTGCTCGCCACACTGGTTCGACAGCACTCGTCCTTCCGCGCCTCCGCGCACGCACTGACCGGGGAGAACGAGGCCGTCTCGTTTCTCGATGTGGTGGCGGGACTGTACCTGGAGGGCCGCGCCATCGATTGGGCGGCACAGGGCGAGTTCACCGGCGTATCGGTCGAAAGACTGTGGCGGCGTTCAATTTTCCCGCAGATCGCCCCCGCCGAAGTACGGCGACGCGCGAAGCCGCGGCCGGTCGATATCGCCCTCCCGGACAGGTCGCCGGTACCCACGGCATTCTGGCTGCGGCGGCTCCTCTGGGTCGCGGCCGGGACGCGGCTGACCGACTTCACCGTCCACGGCCGGGTCGATGCCGCCGTGCTGCCCGATGTCGGGTTCCGCGCCGGAAGCCGGGTGCTCGCGGCCTTCGGGCAGGTGCCGCTGGCCTCGGGCCGCATTGCCGCCGCACCCACTCCGGCGGATATCGTCGCCTGGCTGCGCACCGTCGACGCCCACCGGAGCCACCGCGATCCCGAAAACCACAGTGCCATTGGGCTTTTCGGCTATATTCCGCTCGACACTGCAGCCGTCGACGCCTGCCTGCGCCTGATCGCCACCGCGGCCGCCGACCTGCTCCCGCCGGACCGGTGGCCGTTCCCGGTCGGCATCGCCTCCGCCTGGCTCGACGACACCGCCGGGCTCCTGCTCACCGAGGCCCACGCGTTCGTGCGCGCCGCGCACCCCGGCGAGCTGCTCAGCGATGTGATCGCCATCGACCAGCACGGCGCACCGGCCGTCGCCCTGCTCGGCGTGCGCAGCGCGCTGGACACCGCCGATCGGGAGCATGCTTCGCAGTCCGATATCGTCCAGCCGACCGGGATCGTCTACCGAATACGCGAGACGGCAACGGGTTACGCCTGGGACGCCGTCGATGCGCTGCCCGACGATCTGCTGCCGATCGGGGAGACGCCCCGAACGGAGGCGCGCCCACTGCTGCTGGCCGAAACCTGGACTCCGCTGGCGGTGCCCGCGGCCTCGGAGGCGCATTCCGATGCGCGGTTCCAGCGGGCCCTGGTGGTGGGCGCGTCCGAGGCGGCGGCCGCGCTCGGCGCCGAACTCGGCCGCCGATTGCCCACCGAGCGAATCGCGCGCGATCCGGCGGCGGCCGATTCGCTCATCGCATCGCTGCTCGCCGGGCGGCGAGAGCCGACGGCCGTGGTGCTGGTCTGGCCGGACGGGCGACCGGAGGGGCCGATCGTCGAGCAGGCCCGGCGCGCTCTCGCTGTGCTGCAACGCATTCGGGGCAGCGCGGCGACGGCGCTGACCGTGGTCCTGCCCGACCGCGACGCCATCGCCCAGCACGCCGTTGCCGGGCTGGTGCGCTCGCTGCGACGGGAGTCGCCGCACCCGACCCGGCTGATCTGGCTGACGGGGCACGATCCCGGACCGGCGCTCGATCTGGTCATGAATCCGGCCGGGCCGCAGGAGGTTCGGATCGCCGACGGCAGGGTGTCGGCGCGCCGGTTCGAACCGGTGGCGCCCGCCGAGAGCGCGATCGGCCTCAGCGCCAACGGGACCTACGTGGTGACCGGCGGTCTCGGCAGGCTCGGCGCGATCGCGGTGCGCTGGCTGCTCGACGCGGGCGCGCACGATGTGGTGGTGCTGACCCGCACGCCCCGCCCGCTGCCCGCGCTGCTGGCCGGTCTCGAGGACCGGATCGTGGTGGTGCGCTGCGATGTGACCGACCGGGCCGACCTGGCCAATGCGCTCGACGACGTGCGCGAATGCGGTTCCGTCATCCGCGGATTCGTGCACGCCGCCGGTATCCGGCGCGACGCCGACTTCGCCGCCACCACCCCGGACCTGCTCACCGCCCTCTTCCGGCCCACCCTCGTGGCCGCCGCCGCGCTGCTCGACCTCACCGCGACCGATCCGATCGATGTCGGCCTGCTGTTCTCCTCCACCCTCGGCGCCCTCGGCGGCCCCGGCCAGGCCGCCTACGCCGCCGCCCACGCGGCCCTCCAGGCCCTGGCCCGCACCCGAGGCCGCGGGACCATCTGCATCGGCTGGGGCAGAACCGAATCCACCCCGCCGGAAGCGGAACCCGGGTCATCGCTCGCCGCAGGCACGGTCGACCCCGCCCACGGCCGAGCGGTCCTGACCGAGATCCTCCGACACCGCGACCCACTCCTCCTCGCCCCCGATGACGACCCCACCCCCGCCCTCGACCCGCCCTGCCGCCCGTTCGGGTGCGACGGGTCGGCAGGATCCCGGCCGAAAGCATGCCGGGATCAAGGGGAACCACCCAGGCACGTGGGCAATGGAGAGCTGCACGCGGCCCAAGGAAAGCCGCACGTGCGCCTGGACCGAGGCGAGGCACACACGCACCCGGGTCAGGGGGAGCCGCACATGCACCTGGATCAAGGGGAAGCACACACGCATCCGGATCAAGGGGAGCCACGCACACATCGGAAGCAAGGGGAGCCGCACATGGACCCGAGTCAAGGGAGATCACAGACCCGCCTGGATCAGGCCGACTCTGGCCGCGGCGGTGCGGCACACGACTCGCTCCACAGCGGGCCAAGACACAACTCATTCCAAGGCGGCGCAACGCACAACTCACCCCACAGCGGCACAACACACAACCCACTCCACGGCGGCGCAACACACAACGCACCCCACGGCGGCGCAACACACAACGCACCCCACAGCGGCACAACACACAACGCACCCCACAGCGGCACAACACACAACTCGCTCCAGGGTGGAGGAGTGCATGGGTCAGGGCGGAGTGAGGCGGGTGGGGTTCGGGAGGGGGAGGTTGTGGTGGGGGCGGTGGGGCGGATTATTCGGGCGGCGTTGGCTGTGATGTTGGAGCGGCGGGTTGAATTGTTGGATCCGAGGGCCGATTTCGGGGCGCTGGGGGTGTCGCGGGCGCAGATGGGGGAGTTGCGGCGGACGCTCGAGGCGCGGTTGGGGCTGGTGCTGGGGGATTCCGATATTGGCGATCATTCGACCGTCGCGGCGCTCGGCGCCGAACTCAGCGCCCGGATGCGGGCCGCTCATCCGCTCGAGGAGTCGCCATGA
- a CDS encoding DMT family transporter, translating into MGVDVLIATLVAACLHAAWNAIAHWIPDKTVSISLVNIGGALCGIPMLLLAPAPDRQSWILLGVSAVLHVFYNGLLVTSYRLGDLSQTYPLARGTSPLVVTLLAVLVLGETPTAGQLGGVLLISAGLGCLVFWGRRTDPARPAAVGAAIATGLMIAAYTTVDGVGVRHAHSTLGYIGWLMLLEGIALPAYLFARRGRKLVLEARPVWRIGLTGGALSAAAYGLVLWAQTRGALADVAALRESSIIVGALIGAVYFKEGFGPARVIATCAVTAGIATMYLV; encoded by the coding sequence ATGGGTGTCGATGTCCTGATTGCCACGCTTGTTGCCGCCTGCCTGCACGCGGCCTGGAATGCCATCGCGCACTGGATCCCCGACAAGACGGTGTCCATCTCGCTGGTGAATATCGGTGGGGCGCTGTGCGGAATCCCGATGCTGCTGCTCGCGCCCGCACCCGACCGGCAGTCCTGGATCCTGCTCGGTGTGTCGGCGGTGCTGCACGTGTTCTACAACGGCCTGCTCGTGACGAGCTATCGCCTCGGCGATCTGAGCCAGACCTACCCGCTGGCCCGTGGCACGTCACCGCTGGTGGTGACGCTGCTGGCGGTGCTGGTGCTGGGCGAGACGCCGACCGCGGGCCAGCTCGGCGGGGTGCTGCTGATCTCGGCGGGCCTGGGCTGCCTGGTGTTCTGGGGCCGCCGCACCGATCCCGCCCGCCCGGCGGCCGTCGGGGCCGCGATCGCGACCGGCCTGATGATCGCCGCGTACACCACCGTCGACGGCGTCGGGGTGCGGCACGCGCACAGCACGCTCGGCTACATCGGCTGGCTGATGCTGCTCGAGGGAATCGCGTTGCCCGCGTACCTGTTCGCCCGCCGCGGCCGCAAGCTGGTGCTCGAGGCGCGGCCGGTGTGGCGGATCGGCCTGACCGGCGGCGCGCTGAGCGCCGCCGCCTACGGCCTGGTGCTGTGGGCGCAGACCCGCGGCGCACTGGCCGACGTTGCGGCACTACGGGAATCGAGCATCATCGTCGGCGCACTCATCGGCGCGGTCTACTTCAAGGAGGGCTTCGGCCCCGCCCGGGTAATCGCGACCTGCGCGGTCACCGCGGGGATCGCCACGATGTATCTGGTGTGA